The sequence GAGGCAGCTCCGGCATCAACTAGAGGCAGCTCCGGCATCAACTAGAGGCAGCTCTGGCATCAACTAGAGGCAGCTCTGGCATCAACTAGAGGAAGCTCCGGCATCAACTAGAGGCAGCTCCGGCATCAACTAGAGGCAGCTCCGGCATCAACTAGAGGCAGCTCCGGCATCAACTAGAGGCAGCTCCGGCATCAACTAGAGGCAgctctgggggcctttgttaggccctttGGCTGTCATAGAAGTCACTGGCACCCCGCAATTGCAATAGCGGGGTGCCAGGGGGGTGagagctattgagcaccgcatctaaggggttaaatgtagggATTTTGATCCGCCCGCTCGACCAGCGCTGCTCCGAGCCCTCAGCTATTATAGGGCGCTGTAACTGATCCCGGCGGCGCGGTTTAATCTAATGCAGcgcagtgaaaaggcgtattgtcggCCACTAACAGGTTAATATCAGGAGTTCATTATACGTGGGGTAATACAGAACATCAGGCGGGGCCATTTACCTGTTGTGTTGTCAAATCCCACTGTGCATTGCAGAATTCTTCCTTGTCTTCTGTGAACACCGGGACGTCATACTCCTGGGCTGTAGGGGGCGCTGCACGCGGATCTATCACCTTGAGGTGCATCGTGTTACTTTCATCTGGAAGAAGACAGGATTTATTAGTGAGTGAGCAGCAGATAGACTCCTGTACCTATAGGGGGGGGCATGTTTCTATAAGGAGGGGGTACGTACATATAGGGAGGGGCACGTACTTATAGGGAGGGGCCACGTACATATAGGGAGGGGCACGTACTTATAGGGAGGGGCCACGTACATATAGGGAGGGGCACGTACATATAGGGAGGGGCACGTACATATAGGGAGGGGCACGTACTTATAGGGAGGGGCCACGTACATATAGGGAGGGGCTTGTTTCTATAGGGAGGGGGTAAATACATATAGGGAGGGACACGTACTTATAGGGAGGGGCCACGTacatatagggaggggcatgtcccTATAAGGAGAGGCATGTCCCCTATAGGGAGGGGGCATGTCCCTATAGGGAGGGGGCACGTTCCTATAGGGAGGGGGCACGTTCCTATAGGCAGGGGGCACGTTCCTATAGGGAGGGGGCACGTTCCTATAGGGAGGGGGCACGTTCCTATAGGGAGGGGGCACGTTCCTATAGGGAGGGGGCACGTTCCTATAGGGAGGGGGCACGTTCCTATAGGGAGGGGCACGTACCTATAAGGAGAGGCATGTCCCTATAAGGAGGGGGCACGTACCTATAAGGAGGGGGCACGTTCCTATAAGGAGAGGCATGTCCCTATAGGGAGGGGGCACGTACCTATAGGGAGGGGGCACGTTCCTATAGGGAGGGGGCACGTTCCTATAGGGAGGGGGCACGTTCCTATAGGGAGGGGGCACGTTCCTATAGGGAGGGGGCACGTTCCTATAGGGAGGGGGCACGTACCTATGGGGAGGGAGCATTCTCCAGTGgagttcagcccctccagcaggaTACTCATGATGGGCACCAGTCGCTGCTTGCTGTCCTCATTAGAGATGAAACCGGATTCCAGCTACGAGAGAAAAGAAAATTCAGGAACATATTTTGGCCCAGAGAACAGCGAGTGGAGAAGAAGGTGATGGAACGAGGCCCAGGGAACACGAGACGTTCTGGAAGGGCAGCTGTCACCTCTGAACATCATTTTCCAGTTTATATTCCGAATTAATCTCCATAAAGCtattggttgctattggaaacagtcagcaagcttgtggTCAGACAGCCCCATAACCGCTCCGGAGCTCCTGTAATGCAGGGCAGTCCGTTTTTCCTACTGCAGAGACTACACGATCCCCAATACAAATAACCCGAGTAAGtgctgcagacactgaacaagcagggcatgctgggagatttcagctctgaagcctggttTTTAATTAAAAACCGACACGCCACTGAACATGAAATTTCTCACTGCACCTGTAGGGGTTTATGTATACGGCTCCTATAGGTACCGACCTCCAGCGTCTTCAGGTATCCCGCCAGCTTCTTCACAATGGGCTCCAGCGCACACGTCTTGGCTCTGGCGTTGCACACAAAGCCCAGGTTAAAGAGCAACGCGTTCCGGCTGTACTTCTTGTGCTCAATGCACACCGGGCAACCAATCAGCTTCTTGTCCATGGCCGTGCTGCAAAAAGACATTGGGAGACTCAGCGACAGTCGCACCCGGGACGAGGATCAGACCAATCACAGACTCTACACCCAAACACTAACGCTTATCTTCAGCTGCTTATCTCTATCCACATCTGGGAAAGCGAAGTAACAGTGAAAAcggccgccattacagctcccacagatgtggtcactcagctttcccagtctcctgaatgGCACATCTGCCTTCATACAGCGATTCATCTTCCTCATCCTAAATTGCAGCATAACTGGGTGGATGTCAGTCAGGAGCCTGTAAAGCCGGGTCATGGTCCATGTGTGAGCGGGACGGCAGCCATACTgactgttacccagctttcctagaaacagaTATCATTAAGAAACGGCTGAAGTCTTTCAAGGAGAAGTCTGAGGTGCGGATGTGGTCCAGGGGCCGCAGTCCTTACACGGTGATCAGCTTGTTCTGGAGCTCAGGTTTGGTGATGATATAAACCTGGACGGTGTCAAACAGCTCCCGTGAGATATATTCCTCGGGGACCTGCCGATACAGGAGTGACATCGTCATGCGGGGGCAGTACAACCCAGAATATTAGGGGGGAGGGGAGCCATGTCGGGACTCACCTGGTAACGGATCTTGGGGCCGAGAGTTGGATGGAACTCGCTGAAGAAAACGCACTCGATCCTCCGACTGGACATCACTGTGGATACCAAGGGAGAGGCTGTCACCGCACGGGGACACAAAGGGAGAGGCTGTCACCGCACGCGGACACCAAGGGAGAGGCTGTCACCGCACGCGGACACCAAGGGAGAGGCTGTCACCGCACGCGGACACCAAGGGAGAGGCTGTCACCGCACGCGGACACCAAGGGAGAGGCTGTCACCGCGCGCGGACACCAAGGGAGAGGCTGTCACCGCGCGCGGACACCAAGGGAGGGGCTGTCACCGCGCGCGGACACCAAGGGAGGGGCTGTCACCGCGCGCGGACACCAAGGGAGGGGCTGTCACCGCGCGCGGACACCAAGGGAGGGGCTGTCACCGCGCGCGGACACCAAGGGAGGGGCTGTCACCGCGCGCGGACACCAAGGGAGGGGCTGTC is a genomic window of Rhinoderma darwinii isolate aRhiDar2 chromosome 7, aRhiDar2.hap1, whole genome shotgun sequence containing:
- the NPRL2 gene encoding GATOR1 complex protein NPRL2; its protein translation is MMSSRRIECVFFSEFHPTLGPKIRYQVPEEYISRELFDTVQVYIITKPELQNKLITVTAMDKKLIGCPVCIEHKKYSRNALLFNLGFVCNARAKTCALEPIVKKLAGYLKTLELESGFISNEDSKQRLVPIMSILLEGLNSTGECSLPIDESNTMHLKVIDPRAAPPTAQEYDVPVFTEDKEEFCNAQWDLTTQQILPYIDGFRHIQKISAEADVELNLVRIAIQNLMYYGVVTLVSIFQYSNVYCTTPRVQDLLHDKALQDECVSYISKAGLKRPSLRDVFQLYCGLSPGTTVRDLIARHTQQLQRVDERKLIQFGLMKKLIRRLQKYPVKASRDERSPPARLYTGCHSYDEICCKTGMSYRELDERLDSDSNIIVCMK